The genomic region CAGGCGACGATGGCGATAACGGATTCTATCGCCAATCGCGGCTTGCCACCGAAACCCTTGTGGTTCTGGTGCTTGACCTTGAGGTAATCGTCGTAGAACCCGACCAGCCCAAAGCCGGTGGTCACCAGCAGCACGGCCCACACATAGAGGTTGGAAAGGTCCGCCCAGAGCAGGATCGAAACCAGCGCCCCCGAAAGGATCATCAGTCCGCCCATGGTAGGCTTGCCCTTCTTGGTCAGAAGGTGGCTTTGCGGCCCGTCCTCGCGGATCGGCTGGCCCTTGCCCTGCCGGATGCGCAACGAATTAACCATGCCCGGCCCGAACAGGAACACGAAAAACAGCGCGGTGATGATCGCGCCGCCGGTCCGAAAGGAGAGGTAACGGAAGACGTTAAAGACCGGAACCGCATCTGCGAACTGCTGCAGGAAATAGAGCATGGAGCTTGGTCTGTGCCTCTGGAGTGTTTCCTGCTTGCGCCGTGGAAACGGTAATAAAAAACCTGCGCTTGTCTAAAGCGCGACCAACGAAACTACTGCGCACCGAAGCGGTCGCGTATTCTGGCCACCAACGTGCCCAGTCTTACCCCGTTCGATCCCTTGAGCATAACTGAGTCGCCCGGCGCAAGCGTTTGCAAAACATCCTGCGCAATCTCGTCCACAGCCTGTGTCCGCTTGGCCACAAGCCCGGCCGGCAAGGCCGCGTCCAGCGCACCCATATGCCGGCCGACGAGAAACACGAGATCAGGCCTGGCCGAAACGACCGCCGGAGCGAGCTCGGCATGGTAGTCCTCGGCCGCCGCCCCCAACTCACGCATGTCCCCAAGCACCAGCACTCTGCGGCCTGCCGTCGGCATATCCGCGAACACCTCGAGCGCGGCGCGCATCGAGGTAGGGTTGGCGTTATAACTCTCATCGATGAGCCTGAGGGGATTGGCCCGATCACCGAGAAGCGACGCTGCCCCACGGCCTTCCGGCGCTCCGTGCCGGGCCAGAGCTGCAACCGATTTTTCCACATCGGCCCCAAGCGCCCGCGCCACCAGCAGCGCCGCCACGGCATTGGCCAGCATGTGCCGCCCCGCCGTAGCGGTTGCAATCTCCAGCGACAGCCCATCGCCGCTCACTCTCGCGGCCCCGCCGTCCGGCGTGGGATGGTAATCGGAGATCGTCACATCCGCCGCCTCGAACCCGTAGGTCAACGGCGCCAGCCCTGCCGCCCTGGCGGCATCGATCAGCCTCTCGACATGCTCGTGATCACGCCCGAGAATCGCCGCCCCGCCTGGCTCGACGCCGGAAAAAATCTCCGCCTTGGCATCGGCAATGGCCCCCACCGAGGGAAAAAACTCCAGATGCGCCGGCGCGACGGTGGTGATCACCGCCACATGCGGCCGCACGAGGCGAGACAGCGGCGTGATTTCCCCGGCATGGTTCATGCCGATCTCGAAAACGCCGAACTGCATATCGGCGGGCATGCGCGCCAGCATCAGCGGCACGCCCCAGT from Pelagibacterium sp. 26DY04 harbors:
- the murF gene encoding UDP-N-acetylmuramoyl-tripeptide--D-alanyl-D-alanine ligase, giving the protein MDALYSISEIVAATGGSAEGVAAGAVSSISIDSREIAPGALFVAIKGENFDGHDFVGKAIEAGAVAALVSREKAEALAGLPLIVVEDALEGLNELARFSRSRSKARIVAVTGSVGKTSTKEAIRVALEASGKTHASIKSFNNHWGVPLMLARMPADMQFGVFEIGMNHAGEITPLSRLVRPHVAVITTVAPAHLEFFPSVGAIADAKAEIFSGVEPGGAAILGRDHEHVERLIDAARAAGLAPLTYGFEAADVTISDYHPTPDGGAARVSGDGLSLEIATATAGRHMLANAVAALLVARALGADVEKSVAALARHGAPEGRGAASLLGDRANPLRLIDESYNANPTSMRAALEVFADMPTAGRRVLVLGDMRELGAAAEDYHAELAPAVVSARPDLVFLVGRHMGALDAALPAGLVAKRTQAVDEIAQDVLQTLAPGDSVMLKGSNGVRLGTLVARIRDRFGAQ